One window of the Salvia miltiorrhiza cultivar Shanhuang (shh) chromosome 6, IMPLAD_Smil_shh, whole genome shotgun sequence genome contains the following:
- the LOC130990071 gene encoding uncharacterized protein LOC130990071 codes for MVVHQVVSRQIKSSRDGLFFLLNNTRVHFSKRDYALVTGLNFGDFNVDMSRNHDLSGVEVFNKFNCDESHVKLSTLIDLFENFEIDDEDGSLYLRIAYIIVLYGMLVGYETDKTIEHWVWALVDDLDAFNQFPWGAYTYNLLCYYTTNCKSKKQYKLYGPVWALHVWSLEIVPDLGNVVGNCVAEFAHPRCLKWMFRSRPATKDLRPFFEKEEQEILELVADEFEVSTMYYLSTIGVYMGAQHDEARVYMGAQHDEAPNQDFPYGPSHDIHVEEQEQEEGGALHDIPISAHDLAATVMDTRARSSSSHEEGRRRRAREKRVRPPTTSSHLVAAIMLTGV; via the exons ATGGTCGTTCATCAAGTAGTCTCTCGCCAAATAAAGTCAAGCCGTGATggtcttttctttttattgaataatacgAGAGTTCATTTTTCGAAGAGGGATTATGCTTTAGTGACTGGTCTTAATTTTGGTGATTTTAATGTAGATATGTCGCGTAATCATGATTTGAGTGGAGTGGAAgtgtttaataaatttaattgtgatGAGTCTCATGTGAAACTATCAACCCTCATTGATctttttgagaattttgaaattgatgatGAGGATGGTAGTTTATACTTGAGGATTGCCTACATTATAGTCCTATATGGCATGCTTGTAGGTTATGAGACTGATAAAACAATTGAGCATTGGGTTTGGGCATTGGTAGATGATCTTGATGCATTTAACCAATTTCCGTGGGGGGCGTATACGTATAATTTGTTGTGTTACTATACGACAAATTGCAAGTCTAAAAAACAGTATAAATTGTATGGACCTGTTTGGGCGTTGCATGTGTGGTCGCTTGAGATTGTGCCCGATTTAGGTAATGTGGTCGGTAATTGTGTTGCTGAGTTTGCGCACCCTAGATGTTTGAAGTGGATGTTTCGTAGTAGACCGGCTACGAAGGATTTACGGCCCTTCTTCGAGAAAGAG GAGCAAGAGATATTGGAGTTGGTCGCAGACGAATTTGAAGTCAGCACTATGTACTACTTATCTACCATTGGTGTGTATATGGGGGCACAGCATGATGAAGCTCGTGTGTATATGGGGGCACAACATGATGAAGCTCCTAATCAGGATTTCCCATATGGGCCTTCACACGACATTCATGTTGAAGAGCAAGAACAAGAGGAAGGAGGAGCTCTGCATGATATACCTATTTCTGCGCATGATTTGGCTGCGACAGTGATGGACACACGGGCACGGAGTTCATCTTCCCATGAAGAGGGTCGTCGTAGACGAGCTAGGGAAAAGCGTGTTCGGCCACCTACTACATCTTCACATCTAGTAGCGGCGATCATGCTAACCGGCGTGTAG